In Paenibacillus segetis, the genomic window CAGCAGCTATGAAGCTGGATTGTTGTGGCTTATCAAATGGAATATAACACTTCGGCAGGTAGATTAAATTATTGCTCCTGCCGGAGAATATTTGCATCTTATTACTTGTATTTCCCTCATGTGGACAAGTTGGTTGAGATAACGTCCATTCGATGTGTATGGGGAGGGGTCAGCTGAACATTAGCTTTTGGTCTTATGCTATAATGTCATAGATTAAGATTCTTCCAAGTGAATCTACTACATAACTGAAGTAGTTTCTCTATATTCTTCTTCGTCATTAAATATATTAATACACAAAGGAATGTACAACCTTCATGAAAAAGAGAACTTTATACATCTCCATAGTTATTGCTCTAATTATAATATTGGTAGTTGGGGTTGCCGCCATAATGAGACCAAAGAGTAATGTTGAAGCCGAGGGTTTCAAGGCACATCGAATGGTAGCCCATGCCATGGGTGGGATTAATGGAATAGCCTATTCTAATACCTATGAAGCTTTTATTGCTAATTATGAAAAAGGGCTTCGCATTTTCGAAGTAGACCTGCTTCTGAGTACGGATAATGATCTCATTGCTCGCCATGAGTGGTCGGAGAATATGACGAAGCTACTCGGGCAACAAGATGAACTGGAGCCAGATCGACAGGGCACGATTCTTACCTCGGCTGAGTTCAAGGCGGCTAAAATCATGGGTCAATACGAACCGCTTAACTGGGGCGAAATTCTAGATCTGATGGAGTTTTATCCTGATGTGTATATTGTTACCGATACGAAACAAATTAAGACTGAAGAGATTGATCAGATTTTTGGAGCTATAGTGGAGAGTGCCAAGGCTAAGGACCCTGTGCTGCTTGAGCGTATTGTACCGCAAATCTACAATCAGTCAATGTGGGAACAACTTCAAGGTATACATCCTTTTGAATCTATTATTTTTACGCTTTATACGGTCCATGATACGGACAAAGAAGTACTGCAGTTTGTAGAGGATAAGGGCATTACGGCAGTTACCATGTCAGAAACACGAGCCAATAAAGGACTGATCGCTTCACTGAATAAAATTGGCGTCCCTTCCTATGTTCATACCATTAACGATACTAAGATCATGAAAAAATTTCAAAGGATGGGGGCCTATGGTTTCTACACCGATTTTCTAACCGAGGATGATGCGAAACACTCAGGATGGCTTGATTTCTTGGGCTTGTAACGATGTATAAAGAACCGAGAACCTACCGATGGTAGGTTCTTTTTATGCTGAGTTCAAAAGATAGGGAGACGATCGATGTTATTGACCGATGGGGAAATAACCTATATTATAATTATATCAAATTACTAAATTTGGATAGTATGGTGGAAGGTGGGTTTGGCTATGATGCAGATGACCATTCGTGCTGAGCTCGAGAACTATCTTAAGAAGAACGGTATAACCATAAACCAGTTTTCAGAAGTCTCTGGAGTAAATTCAGGGACGATTAGTAACATTATTAATGGAAACCGACCTGTCGCAATGCAACAGCTTGATCGCATTACAGAAGGGATGGGCCTTGCTGAAGGTAGTTTCTATGAATTATATGTGGAGGAGTGTTTCTATCAATCTGCTCTGAATTGGCGACGCTTGGGTCCGCTAATATTTCGTTGTGCGGAACTGGACAAGTTGGATAGTATCAAGCAGGTAGTAGGGGTGTTGATGGATAATCTCTCTTATGCTCCTGCATTATTCGAAACAGCTGAAGCGTTATTTAAGCAAGAAAAATATACCGCTGCGGCGATTCTCTATGAAAGTGTTGCTGAGAGCGAAAAGTACCAACATTCTGAACGATTGGCCCTTTGCCAATACCGTTTGTTTAAAATTGCCCTATGTGAAGATCAGGAGATAAACTTAAAGGCCGCGGTCCAATTTGAGAGTTTTGTGAATCGGCTTGATGAAGTGGATCAGCTGGATGCTTTGAAGGATTTGGCAAATACGTATACCTCCTTACGTCGAATGGATAAAGTGGAAGAATTAGCGAAAGAAATGGGGCATAAAGCAACCATTCTTTATAAATATAGATGTGAAAAGGATAGAAAAAAGGAATTTTTTAAGGAACCTACTAGGCCTTTATTTTTATATATATCGTACTCTAACGTGTTATGTACAGTTGCTTATGGTACACGGGGGGAATATGATCAGGCCTTATATTACGCTTCCCTTTACGCCGATATGAGTTGGGTGCAGGAGAATACTGACGAAGCGAAGCAGATAATAAGTCAATTTGAAGGATGGTCTACAGCAAATAGATATCTTTACTTGCTCATGAAAGGAAATTTCGATGTACTGCAGGAGTACATAGCCCATATTGAACAACAAGATGAAGAGGTGCTTCCAGCGTTATATAAGATATTTCAAGCCGCTAATCGCTATTGCTGGAATGTAGACGACATAATCCTGCGTTTTGAGAGTAATATCGAGTTGTTTAAAAGGCAGCATGGAGGAACTAGTACATATAATCCACAAGTTACAGATGATCGTTATGCCCGTTTTATTATTGAATTATCTTACTATTATTTATCAAAAAAAGAATATGATATTGGTATAGATTATTTACTGTATATTTTGGAAATATCCTCTATAATAAATAATGAAGCATGTCTTATCAGATGTGTTGGTTTGTTTGAGCAATACAGAAGTAAATCGTCCTTCGAAGCTATACAGAGATACCAAAATTTGATTAGCGAGGTGCAAAGACGAAATGATGAAAAAAATGGCTTTGTTATTGACAGCGTTTAGTGTAATGTTTGTTATCACTCTTTCAGCAGGAACTTCCGAAATTGTCCCTAATAACAAAACAATCAAACTTCTTGAACACGGCGCGGGAGGTTATTAATTAATTTAGGTTTAAATAGTAGAACGTTCTCCGAGTAATAGAGAGCGTTCTTTTTTTGTGCTATATCAAGCCGGAACAGAACGTATGTGCTATAATTAAGGGACGGAAATTTGCCTATTGTAATGATGAATTCCTTGAGTGTTTAAACGGAACGTTGACAGTGGAACTGTGGTAACATAGATTATACTTTGTT contains:
- a CDS encoding phosphatidylinositol-specific phospholipase C/glycerophosphodiester phosphodiesterase family protein, whose protein sequence is MKKRTLYISIVIALIIILVVGVAAIMRPKSNVEAEGFKAHRMVAHAMGGINGIAYSNTYEAFIANYEKGLRIFEVDLLLSTDNDLIARHEWSENMTKLLGQQDELEPDRQGTILTSAEFKAAKIMGQYEPLNWGEILDLMEFYPDVYIVTDTKQIKTEEIDQIFGAIVESAKAKDPVLLERIVPQIYNQSMWEQLQGIHPFESIIFTLYTVHDTDKEVLQFVEDKGITAVTMSETRANKGLIASLNKIGVPSYVHTINDTKIMKKFQRMGAYGFYTDFLTEDDAKHSGWLDFLGL
- a CDS encoding helix-turn-helix domain-containing protein, which encodes MMQMTIRAELENYLKKNGITINQFSEVSGVNSGTISNIINGNRPVAMQQLDRITEGMGLAEGSFYELYVEECFYQSALNWRRLGPLIFRCAELDKLDSIKQVVGVLMDNLSYAPALFETAEALFKQEKYTAAAILYESVAESEKYQHSERLALCQYRLFKIALCEDQEINLKAAVQFESFVNRLDEVDQLDALKDLANTYTSLRRMDKVEELAKEMGHKATILYKYRCEKDRKKEFFKEPTRPLFLYISYSNVLCTVAYGTRGEYDQALYYASLYADMSWVQENTDEAKQIISQFEGWSTANRYLYLLMKGNFDVLQEYIAHIEQQDEEVLPALYKIFQAANRYCWNVDDIILRFESNIELFKRQHGGTSTYNPQVTDDRYARFIIELSYYYLSKKEYDIGIDYLLYILEISSIINNEACLIRCVGLFEQYRSKSSFEAIQRYQNLISEVQRRNDEKNGFVIDSV